A genomic segment from Neobacillus sp. YX16 encodes:
- the mnmE gene encoding tRNA uridine-5-carboxymethylaminomethyl(34) synthesis GTPase MnmE, protein MEFDTIAAISTPMGEGAIAIVRLSGDDSIKIGDQVFRSIGGKRLAEVPTHTIHYGHLIDPKNEQVIEEVMISVMKGPKTFTKEDVVEINCHGGIVSVNRVLQHVLAYGARLAEPGEFTKRAFLNGRIDLSQAEAVMDLIRAKTDRAMNVALGQMEGRLSKLIRGLRQEILEILAHVEVNIDYPEYDDVEEMTHKMLLEKAMYVRDELKKLLQTSQQGKILREGLSTVIVGRPNVGKSSLLNSLVQENKAIVTDIPGTTRDVIEEYVNVRGVPLRLLDTAGIRETEDIVERIGVEKSRQVLKEADLILLVLNHADKFTKEDENLFEAVKGMDVIVIVNKTDLTQQIDMDRVKELAREHKIVTTSLLEDRGVDELEEAISSLFFAGTIDAGDMTYLSNSRHIALIGQSLHTIEEAIDGVEMGTPIDIVQIDITRTWELLGEVIGESVHESLIDQLFSQFCLGK, encoded by the coding sequence ATGGAATTTGATACGATAGCTGCTATATCGACACCAATGGGTGAGGGAGCAATTGCAATTGTACGATTGAGTGGCGATGATTCCATTAAAATTGGTGATCAAGTTTTTCGAAGCATCGGTGGTAAAAGGTTGGCAGAAGTTCCGACACATACAATACATTATGGACATTTAATCGATCCTAAGAATGAGCAAGTGATCGAAGAAGTAATGATATCGGTTATGAAGGGTCCAAAAACTTTTACAAAAGAGGATGTAGTGGAAATAAATTGTCACGGCGGGATTGTTTCAGTAAATCGAGTACTGCAGCATGTATTAGCCTATGGGGCTAGGCTTGCAGAACCAGGTGAGTTCACGAAACGGGCATTTTTAAATGGACGGATTGATTTATCGCAAGCTGAAGCTGTAATGGATTTGATTCGGGCCAAAACAGATCGGGCTATGAATGTAGCACTGGGACAAATGGAAGGGCGTTTATCAAAATTAATTAGGGGATTACGCCAGGAAATTTTAGAGATACTCGCGCATGTTGAAGTGAATATCGATTACCCGGAATATGATGATGTCGAAGAAATGACGCATAAAATGCTATTAGAAAAAGCCATGTATGTTCGGGATGAACTTAAAAAGCTGCTGCAAACCTCTCAGCAAGGAAAAATATTACGTGAAGGCCTTTCAACGGTCATTGTTGGCCGCCCAAACGTTGGGAAATCTTCGTTATTGAATAGTCTTGTTCAAGAAAATAAAGCGATTGTTACGGATATACCTGGAACTACCCGTGATGTCATTGAGGAATATGTCAATGTACGCGGGGTACCGCTTAGACTGTTGGACACTGCAGGAATAAGAGAAACAGAAGATATTGTTGAACGAATTGGAGTAGAAAAATCTAGACAGGTTTTAAAGGAAGCCGATTTAATCTTGTTAGTGTTAAATCATGCTGATAAATTTACAAAAGAGGATGAAAATCTTTTTGAAGCAGTTAAAGGCATGGATGTGATTGTCATTGTCAATAAGACAGACCTCACGCAGCAAATTGATATGGATCGTGTAAAGGAATTGGCAAGAGAGCATAAGATCGTCACTACTTCCTTATTAGAGGACCGTGGTGTGGATGAGCTTGAAGAAGCCATATCCTCGTTATTCTTTGCAGGTACAATTGACGCTGGCGATATGACCTATCTATCGAACAGCCGCCATATTGCTTTGATTGGCCAAAGTTTGCATACAATAGAAGAAGCGATTGATGGAGTAGAAATGGGAACTCCAATTGATATAGTTCAAATAGATATAACCAGAACGTGGGAACTGCTTGGTGAAGTAATCGGTGAAAGTGTCCACGAAAGTTTAATTGACCAGTTATTTTCACAGTTCTGTTTAGGGAAATAA